The genomic interval TAAGAGCCCAGTGACACCCCAGTAAGAGCCCAGTGACATCCCAATAACCCGCCCTGGTGACTCCCCAGTAAGAGCCCAGTGACACCCCAATAACCCGCCCCAGTGACACTCCAGCAAGAGCCCAGTGACACCCCAGTAAGAGCCCAGTGACGCCCCAGTAAGAGCCCAGTGACACCCCAATAACCAGCCCCAGTGACACTCCAGCAAGAGCCCAGTGACGCCCCAGTAAGAGCCCCGTGACACCCCAATAACACGCCCCGGTGACGCCCAGCACGGGCAGCGTGCCTGCTGGCACGGGGGACACCCCGCTGTGCGGGGGGTGACGCCGGCGGGGGGGTGCGTGACGCCGGCAGGGGGTGACGCCGGCGGGGGGTGACGCCGCTGTCCCCCCCAGTTCCGCTCCTGCATGCTGAAGCTGGTGTTCTGCGGGAGGAGCCCCTTCGGGGACGAGGACGACGTCTCGGGATCCTCGCAGGCCACCCAGGTCTCCTCCGTCTCCTCCAGCCAGGTCTCGCCCGCGTAGGCCGCCCCGCCACgggccctgccccacggcgcccgccccgcggcgggctctgccccccacccagggcggcgcggggctgcccgggcggcggggggccggggcggacGCTGGTCCCGCCGAGGGGCAGCCCCACCGCGCTCTTGTACATAAACCCTCCCCGCGGCATTAAACGCTGGAGACGCAGCCTCTGCCTCTGcgcggggtgggggtcccgcgccccccgccccgccccgccccacgggGCGCCCCACGGGGCACCCCCGGAGCCGGCCCGCAGGGGGGCCGCGCGGCCGAGTTCTGCTAGTAGTGAGCTTTTTGCAGCGTCGATAGTTCAGAACTAGCGGAATTCCTGTCGCACGGCCCGGGGCGGGCACGGCCCCGCGGtggccccgcggcggccccgcggccacCCACGGCGGCCCACGGTGGCCCCACGGTGATTTACAGCACCCCACTGCGGTCCGTCGTGCCCGGCAGCGGCCCCTCTTGCTCCGCGGCACCCCACTGTgtcccacagcaccccatggcaccccgcagcaccccatcacatcccacagcaccccatggcaccccgcagcaccccatggcaccccacagcaccccatcacgtcccacagcaccccatggcaccccgcagcaccccatcacgtcccacagcaccccacggcaccccgcagcaccccaccgtgtcccacagcaccccatggcaccccacagcaccccatcacgtcccacagcaccccatggcaccccgcagcaccccatcacgtcccacagcaccccacggcaccccgcagcaccccaccgtgtcccacagcaccccatggcaccccacagcaccccatcacatcccacagcaccccaccgtgtcccacagcaccccatggcaccccgcagcaccccatcacgtcccacagcaccccacagcaccccacagcaccccaccgtgtcccacagcaccccatggcaccccacagcaccccatcaCGTCCCACAGCACCCCACCGTGTCCCACAGCAGCCTGTGGAGTCCCACGGccgccccacagcaccccacagctACCTGTGGtgtcccacagcaccccacagcaccccactgtgtcccacagcagctccacagcaccccacagcaccccacggCAGCCCCACAGTGGCCACTGGTGTCCTGTGGCAGACCCACAGCAACCCATTGTGTTCCACAGCAGCCCCACATCACCCCAcggcagccccacagcaccccacaactgccccacacccccccacagTGCCGCACATCATCTGGGGTGTCCCCACGGCACCCTGCCgcaccccacgccccccccacgcccccccagccccacggcactcACCCACCCCGGCTCCAGCGGGGTCCGGCTGCCCCCCGGGCGCTGTGGGGAGAGAAAACAGGGAGCGGGGGGCACCCAcacccccgtgggacccccccccacccgcctGCCCCACTTGggggggctcccgccgccccacagccccgccgTGGGTCAGCCCCCCCCACCCGAAACGGGGGTCCCGCGCCCCGCCGAGCGCGCCCCACGCGcggcgccccgctgccgccgccaccgcGCCCCCTTTTCCCCTCCCGGGGGATTAAAGTTTCCAGTGTCCCCCCTAATCGGACTCCCCCGGGGTGACCCGAAAATCCCCGGATTAGGGGGGGGCGGCTCCCgctggcccggggaggggggggattagggctggggctggggggcgtcTTTGGGGCGAcggccccccggggaccccccccaaaccccgcacCCTCTGGGTACCCCCCCCGTCGGGGTGCAGCCCCCCGCCTTTGGGGCTCCCCTCGTTAATCCCCCCCTCCCGGCCGGGCCTAATTGCTCATTAAGGCTGTGGGCTATTTttaagggtgctggggggggggtcagggggggctcCGGTCCCCCCCTGCCCTACttggccccgcgccccggccccccggtgaTGTAACGCTCGGCCCCGTGACCGCGATCTGTCGGCACCCGTGAGCGTCAGCGCCCCCGcgccggggggcgggagggggcccccgccccgctgtggggcaggggggctccaGCACCCCGCTCTGTGGGgcggggggtcccagcaccccattatgtggggcaggaggggtcccagcaccccattatgtggggcaggaggggtcccaGACCCctgtgctgtggggcaggggggtcccagcaccccattatgtggggcaggaggggtcccaGACCCctgtgctgtggggcaggggggtcccagcaccccattatgtggggcaggaggggtcccaGACCCCAttgtgtggggcaggggggtcccagcaccccattaTGTGGGACCggaggggtcccagcaccccattatgtggggcaggaggggtcccaGACCCCAttgtgtggggcaggaggggtcccagcaccccattaTGTGGGACCGGAGAGGTCCCAGCACCCCAttatgtggggcaggaggggtcccagcaccccGCTATGTGGAgcggggggtcccagcaccccattatgtggggcaggaggggtcccagcaccccattatgtggggcagggggggtcccagacccccgtgctgtggggcaggggggtcccagcaccccattatgtggggcaggaggggtcccagcaccccattatgtggggcaggaggggtcccaGACCCCCGTGCTGTGGGGCCCGCCCGCGGGGCAGGGTGCGGGAGCGCCCGGCCATGCCGCACGCCGGGGGCCGGCGAGGGCCGGTGGCGGCCGCGGgccccgtcccgctcccccgAGGGCGCAGAGCCCCggttggggggccgggggggtgggggggtggccgGCCGCCCTCGTCGGCCACCCGGGCCGTCAGGAAATTGCGGGTGACGGGATTAGCCGTCGGCGTCAATCCCAATCAGCGCTCACCCCGGCTGCTCGGCAAAGCGGGCGGgtgaggcggggccgggcggggccggggggcccctGATCCCCGCGGCCCAATTAAGGGAtcagggggctttgggggggacggggggctaaTCCCGGGGGGGTGGGTATAAGaagcggggagcgggcggcgggcggcagaGCCCGGCGTCGAGACCCCCCCCTGCTCCCCGGTCTCCTTCCCTGGCAGGCGGCATGGCGGCGGGCTGGGAGGCGGCGGTGttcgcggcgcggcggcggcacgAGGACGAGGACACCACGCGGGACAGCATCTTCACCTACACCAACAGCAACAACACCCGcggtgagcggcggcggcggcggcggcggcggcggggggacgcggggacgggGGGCAGGCGCTGAGCCCCCACCCTTCCCCGCCGCCCCAGGTCCCTTCGAGGGTCCCAACTACCACATCGCGCCCCGGTGGGTCTACAACCTGACCTCGCTGTGGATGATCTTCGTGGTGCTGGCCTCCGTCTTCACCAACGGGCTGGTGCTGGTGGCCACCTGGAAGTTCAAGAAGCTGCGTCACCCCCTCAACTGGATCCTGGTCAACCTGGCGGTGGCCGACCTGGGGGAGACCGTCATCGCCAGCACCATCAGCGTCATCAACCAGATCTCCGGCTACTTCATCCTGGGCCACCCCCTCTGCGTCATCGAGGGCTACACCGTCTCCGCCTGCGGTGAGACCCGGGGGGCCgggagccgtggggcagggctgggggggctggaagtgtggggtggggcaggggggtgggtttgtggggtgctgggagccgtGGAGTGGGTCTGTGGGTGCCgggagccgtggggcagggctggagccccccgagccccccgagcGCAGGCCCGTGGGGCTGGCCCGGCTGAGCCGCGGGGGGGCCCTCGCCCCACGGCTGCAGGAGGCGCCGAggcccccgcggggccgcccccctgaccccccgcgcccccccaggCATCACGGCGCTGTGGTCGCTGGCCATCATCTCCTGGGAGCGGTGGTTCGTGGTCTGCAAGCCCTTCGGCAACATCAAGTTCGACGGGAAGCTGGCGGTGGCCGGCATCCTCTTCTCCTGGGTCTGGTCCTGCGCCTGGACCGCGCCCCCCATCTTCGGCTGGAGCAGGTGGGGCGGGGGCGccgtggcggggggcgggggggccccggggcggccgctgGCCCCACGCGTGGCCTCCCCCGCCCAGGTACTGGCCCCACGGGCTGAAGACGTCCTGCGGCCCCGACGTCTTCAGCGGCAGCTCGGACCCGGGGGTGCAGTCCTACATGGTGGTGCTGATGGtcacctgctgcttcttccccctcGCCATCATTGTCCTCTGCTACCTCCAAGTCTGGCTGGCCATCCGGGCGGTGAGCGGGGGACCCCTGCCCACAGACCCCCGCACCTCCCCGGgcgcccctctcccccccacagaccccccccctggagcccctctccccccctagaccctccccagagcccctctccccccccataGACCCTCCCCAtggagcccctctcccccccatagacccccccacagccccagtTGGGGCCCCTCTCCCCCTACAGCCCCCTGGAGCCCATCTCATGCACCCCTagaccctccccagctcccctagACCCCCCCATGGAGCCCCTCTCCCCCACtagacccccccaaagccccctaGAGCCCCCCATGGAGCCCCTCTCCCCCACtagacccccccaaagccccctagaccccccctatggagcccctctccccctctagacccccccaaagccccctaGAGCCCCCCATGGAGCCCCTCTCCCCCACtagacccccccaaagccccctagaccccccccatggagcccctctccccctctagacccccccaaagccccctagaccccccctatggagcccctctccccctctagaccctccccagctcccctagACCCCCCCAtggagcccctctccccccctagaccccccccagcccccctcgacccccccccggagccccccgccccactgacccccccctccccgcaggtgGCCGCCCAGCAGAAGGAGTCGGAGTCGACGCAGAAGGCGGAGAAGGAGGTGTCGCgcatggtggtggtgatgatcgTGGCCTACTGCTTCTGCTGGGGGCCCTACACCATCTTCGCCTGCTTCGCCGCCGCCAACCCCGGCTACGCCTTCCACCCGCTggccgccgccctgcccgcctACTTCGCCAAGAGCGCCACCATCTACAACCCCATCATCTACGTCTTCATGAACCGGCAGgtgggccgcggcggcgggggggggggggccggggccgctgggacccccgctcaccccccctctcccccggcaGTTCCGCAACTGCATCCTGCAGCTCTTCGGGAAGAAGGTGGACGAGGGCTCCGAGGTCTCCACCTCCCGCACCGAGGTCTCCTCCGTCTCCAACTCCTCCGTCGCGCCCGCCTagggcccccgccccccccgccaatAAAGGGTTTGTACCTCCCGCACTGCTGTCGGcctgcccgcgcccgccgccccgggggtcccgccggACCTGGGGGGTCCTCCGCCTTCCCATGGGCCTCCGGGGCTGAGGACAACCCTTCCCAGCGGcctctgggggggtcccccccttcCCATGGGcctctgggggggtcccccccttcccagcagcctctgggggggtccccaccttcccagcagcctctgggggggtcccccacCTTCCCATGGGactctggggggggtcccccatcATCCCAGCAGcctctgggggggtccccacttTCTCTTCAGCCCCTGGGGCTCACGCCAGCCCCCTCCGGGCTGACCTCCACCTTCCCATGAGCCTCTGGGGCTGATGTCAACCCGTCCCATGAGCCTCTGCGGGGGGTCCCACACCTTCCCACGGGCCTCTGGGGCTCACACCAGCCCCCTCCGGGCTGACCTccaccttcccagcagcctctggggtgaccccccccggggctgaggcCCGGGACGCAGCCAGGGCCCTTCCCATGAGCCCCCGGGGTGCGAAGGGCGCTGGGCCCTGCCCCCGTCAGCCTCACAGCCAATGGGGAGTCAGCTCGGCGGCACGCAGCGCAGCTATTGGTTGAAGGCGATGTCAGTCTTCAGCCCGGGCgcgcacacccccccccaccccgcccgctCCGTTCCCGCGGACGCCGGGGCCAATCAGACAAGAGGTGTCAGTGCGTCCTGCAATCACGGGGGGAGACGTCACTGGGGAGGGCGGGGCGCACACGGCACTGCACTTCCTGGTCGGGCGGGAGCGGGAGGACGGGACGCGGCCCCAAGCGGCCAATCAGAAGAGGGCGAGCGAGCGGCGGCGACCAATCAGCGCGCCGGCTGGGGAAAAGGGGGCGGGGCTCCCGTTGCCGTTAGCGATTTCaaacggcggcggcggggcggggccgcacCGGGAGGAGACGTCACCACCGCCCCGTGGCTGGCCACGCCCCACTCGCGCCCATTGGCGGAGCGGggaggggcgggcaggcggcgcgCGCCGCGCTCCCATtggcggggaggagcgggggggcgggcgcggagccgcgcGTGGCGGGGGGTGGGAGAGACACGAACCGCACGTGCCGGTCGCGCGAGCGCCGCGCGCTGCTCGGCCGgaaggggcgggagggggggtgCTCTGCGCCCTGATTGGCTGAGGCGGGAACGGGGCGCACGCGCCCAGCcgttggcgggggggggggggggcgcagtaACGTGGCGTCCCCGCGAGCGCTGCGCTCTGATTGGCGGAAAAGGGCGGGAATGGCGCGCGCCGAGCTCCTAACGGTGCAGAGGGAGGGCCCACGTGGGGTTCGCGCGAGCGCCACGCTCTGATTGGCCGAAAAGGGACGGAGGGGAGCGCGCCGAGCCGTTAGTGGTGGTGGGGGGCGGCCACGTGGGATCTGCGCGGACGCCGCGCTCTGATTGGCGGCAAAGGGCGGGAATGGCGCGCGCCGAGCTGTAACGGCAGGAGTGGCAGGAACAGGTGGCCGCCGCGCGAGCGCCGCGCTCTGATTGGCTGAAAAGGGCGGCAATGGCGCGCGCTGAGCCgttagtggtggtggtgggcggCCACGTGGGATCCGCGCGAGCGCCCTCTCTGATTGGCTAAAAAGGGCGGGAGGGGCGCGAGCCCGCGCTGATTGGCTGAaaagggcgggaggggcgggcgccCGCTCTGATTGGCTGAAAAGGGCGGGAGGGGCGCGCGCCTGCTGTGATTGGCTGAAAAGGGCGGGAGGGGCGCGAGCCCGCTCTGATTGGCTGAAAAGGGCGGGAGGGGTGCGCGCCCACTCTGATTGGCTGAAAAGGGCGGGAGGGGCGCGAGCCCGCGCTGATTGGTTGAAAAGGGCGGGAGGGGTGGACGCCCTCTGTGATTGGCTGAAAAAGGCGGGAATGGCGCGCGCCTGCTGTGATTGGCTGAAAAGGGCGGGAGGAGCGCATGCCTGCACTGATTGGCTGAAAAGGGCCGGTAGGGTGGGCGCCTGCTCTGATTGGCTGAAAAAGACGGAAGGGGTAGGCGCTGCACTCTGATTGGCTGAAAAGGGCGGGAGGGGCGCGAGCCTGCTCTGATTGGCTGAAAAGGGCGGGAGGGGCGCGAGCCTGCTCTGATTGGCTGAaaagggcgggaggggcgggTGCCCGCTGCGATTGGCTGAAAAGGGCGGGAGGGGCGCGAGCCTGCTCTGATTGGCTGAAAAGGGCGGGAGGGGCGCGAGCCCGCGCTCATTGGCTGAAAAGGGCGGGAGGGGTGGGTGCCCGCTGTGATTGGCTGAAAAGGGTGGGAGGGGCGTGAGCCCGCTCTGATTGGCTGAAAAGGGCAGGAGGGCCGCGAGCCTGCGTTGATTGGCTGAAAAGGGCGGTAGGGCGGGTGCCTGCTCTGATTGGCTGAAAAAGACGGAAGGGGTAGGCGCCGACTCTGACTGGCTGaaaagggcggggggggcgggcgccctctctgattggctgaaaagggcgggaggggcgggcgccCGCTCTGATTGGCTGAAAAGTGCGGGAGGGGCGGGCGCCTGCTCTGATTGGCTGAAAAGCGCGGGAGGGGCGGGCGCCTGCTCTGATTGGCTGAAAAGGGCAGGAGAGGCGTGCGCCCGCGCTGATTGGCTTAAAAGGACGGAAGGGGCGGgcgccgcgcgctgattggctgaaAAGGGCGGGAGGGGCGCGAGCCCGCTCTGATTGGCTGAAAAaggcgggaggggagggcgcCCTCTCTGATTGGCTGAAAAGGACGGAAGGGGCGGGTGCCGCGCGGTGATTGGCTGAAAAGGGCGGGAGGGGCATGCGCCCGCATTGATTGGTTGAAAAAGATGGAAGGGGCGGGCACCCTCTCTGATTGGCTGAAAAGGGCGGGAGGGGCGTCCGCCCTCTCTGATTGGCTGAAAAGGGCAGGAGGGGCGGGTGCCCGCTCTGATTGGCTGAAaagggcgggggggcgggcgcctgctctgattggctgaaaaggaggggaggggcGCGCGCCGAGCCCTCAACTGCTGGGAGGGGGggcggtggtggtggcggcggcggctaCGTGGGTGTTGTGCGGGCGCCGCGCTCTGATTGGCGGAAAGtggcgggaggggcggggagaGCGGCACGTTTTCGGCGGGAAAGAAGGGGCACGTGCCCGTCACGCGAGCGCCGCGCTCTGattggcggggagcggcgggacgGGCGGGAAGAGGCGCTCCGATTGGCGGGAGCGGCGCCCGGTCCCGCCCTCGGTGCGTGAGGGAGCAGTGGCGGGAAGGAGGCGCCATGTTGTCCCACCGCCCCCCAGAGGGCAGGGCCCGGTCGGGGCGAGCGTTTCTGAGGTAACCGAGCCGGGCCCCGGCTCCCTCAGCCCCGCCAtggcggccggggcgggcaggcgcGCTGTGCGGCTGCCGGCGAAGCCCGGGAGCCGGCTGCGGTGTGCGAGGCAGCCCCCGGGGCGCCCTGGCTGAGCGCCCGGCCCCCAGGTGAGTCCGCGGCGGGCCGGGTGCGAGGAGGCGGAGCGGCGGGTAGCCGGGGCGCGGGTGGGGGAGCCGGCGCCGGGTGTCCTCCTGCGGCCActgcggggacgggggggaccccggcgcgGAGCGGGGTTACACGTGCTGGGGAgcgcggggacacgggggtgcGCGGGGGACGGGTCTCTTgaggaactgggagcactgggacccTCGTGCTCCCGGACTGGGATCCCTGCCCCCTCAAACTGGTCTTACTGGGACCCGCCCTCAGCATCTCTGCCGTCTCTCGGAGCCCGGGTTCccccccgggggtgctggggggggccgcggcggctggcagggcccgggggggtcGGCTGGGCCCCCGCCGGCACGGGGGACCCGCCACCACCGCCTCCCTGAGGGGGGGGACGCGGGACAGGCGGGGGCCGCCCGTGGGACCCCGGCACATGCGGAGGGGGGCGGGCCCGCCCGGAAGGGGGGCGTGCCGCCCTCggagccccgcccctcccgcaccgccctggccccgcccccccggcccgcaGCGCGCCGCGCCTCGGGCACCGCCGCAGCGCCGGGACCCATGGGCcggtaccgggggggggggggggcactgcgGGGGGGCGTTGCGAATTGGGGGAGGGGGCGTTGCGAAGGGGGGGGCTGCCTCGTAGGCGGGAGGGCGTTGTAACGGGGGGCGCAGTGTGAATTGGGGGGTGCGGTGCAAAGCGGGGGGCCGTGCCGGTGGGGGGGGGCTGttgcacggggcggggggaggtcagggcgctgcggggggggcagcgcggcggaGGGCCCGGTGTTgcagtgcggggctgggggggggcgttGCGGGGGGGGTCGCGCTGGGGGGGCCGCGGCCCCTCTGCTGTGGGGGGGGCGGTTGGCgtgggcacacgcgtgtgcaccggccggggcggggggggtgtccctgggggcacacgcgtgtgcacgggGAGGCACGTACCGgcgggcacacgcgtgtgcaagggTGCCGGGGCACACGTGAGCGCACGGgcggcacacgcgtgtgcaagcgCGCCGGGCCCCTCCccacgcacacgcgtgtgccaggcCGAGGGAGGGGGCGAGgtttgcacacgcgtgtgccgggccggggagggggcggggtttgcacacgcgtgtgccgggccggggagggggcggcgtttgcacacgcgtgtgccaggccgggggggcggggtttgcacacgcgtgtgccctcctccccccccccgcgggggcagagccgggccggaggcgccccgcccccccctttGGCGCAGTCCTCGCGCGCCCGCCgcagggccgggggcggggctgcgccgcactggccccgcccccgcccgccgctcaTTGGCCGCTGCCGCGGGATGGacaggcggggggcggggcctgggcggAGGGAAAGGCGACCTGAGGGGACCGGGGGTGGCtgcgctggggcgggggggggggggggggggggggacacacgactGGGAGCGACTGGGATTTACTGGAggaactgggagttactgggaatGATTGAGGGAATTGTGGAGTAGGGGTTACTGGGGGAACCGGGAATTGTGGAGCAGGAGttactgggggaactgggagttGCTGGGGTTTACTGAGGGAGCTGTGGAGCAGGAGTTACTGGGGAACTGGGAATTGCTGGCATtcactgggggaactgggagttGCTGGGGTTTACTGAGGGAACTGTGGAGCGGGAGTTACTGGGGAACTGGGAATTGCTGGCATtcactgggggaactgggagttGCTGGGGTTTACTGAGGGAACTGTGGAGCGGGAGTTACTGGGGAACTGGGAATTGCTGGCATtcactgggggaactgggagttGCTGGGGTTTACTGAGGGAACTGTGGAGCGGGAGTTACTGGGGAACTGGGAATTGCTGGCATtcactgggggaactgggagttGCTGGGGTTTACTGAGGGAGCTGTGGAGCGGGAGTTACTGGGGAACTGGAGAGAGAGAACGTAAGAAGACTGGGAGTTACTGGGCAgagtgggagctgctgggagtTACGGAGAAaactgggagttactgggggAGTGATTGAGGGAGTTATggactgggagttactgggaatGACTGAGAGAATTGTGTactgggggttcctgggggaactgggggagaAAGTGTTTCAGAGAagactgggagctgctgggatgACTGGGAGATAGCGGGAtttgctgagggaactgggagctCCCGGGAGAATTGGGAGCTATGAGAGTCCCTGCAGAGACTGGGCattactgagggagctggggggactGGGcttactgggagctactgggattTGCTGAGGGAACCGGGAGTtactgggagagctggggccCTCGCCGTTTCCGAGGGGACGGGGCTATCCGCGGAAGCTGGGCCTTGCTTGGGGGACTGGGAGGTGCCAGCCGGCGGGTGACGGCCCTGTCCCCAGGTGTGGCCCGGGCAGGGGGGGCGGCCGCCCCTGAGCCCGGCCCCGTCCATGGCCTGGCCCCCCCGCGGGGGCGCGCGACCAGCCAGGGGGGGCCCCCCGGCATgaccccccccgggccccgccaccgccaccgctGAGCAGGTGAGAGCCCCGCCCTGTCCCCAGGGCGTCCCCACGTCGTCTCCCGTGGCCCCGGCGACATCCTTGTCCCTAACGATGACCCCAGCGATGTCCCTTGTCCCTAATGATGTCCCCAAGTCGGGTCCCGTGTCCCTGATGGCCTCCCCAgcggtgtcccttgtccccacgTCGTCTCCTGTGGCCCCGGCGACATCCTTGTCCCTAACGATGATCCCCGCGGTGTCACTTGTCTTTAACGATGTCCCCAAGTCGTGTCCCTGGCGATGTCCCCAAGTCATGTTCTCTGTCCCCGGCGATGCCAGTTGTCTCTAATCCCTAACGACGTTCTCAAGTCGTGTCCTGTGTCCCCAGCAATGTCTTTTGTCCCCAATGATGTCCCCAGTGATGTCACTTGTGCCTAATGATGTCCTCAAGGTGTATCTTGTGGTCTTTGTGCCTGATGATGTGTCCCAGCCCCCCACGGTGGCCTTTGTCTCTAACGATGTCCCTAAGCCCTCAGCGGTGTCCCTCAGCTGCGTCCCTCATCCCTGACGTGTTCCCAAGCTGTGTCCCGTGTCCCAATGATGTCCCCAAGCTCCCAACGCTGTCCCCAAGCCATGTCCTgtgtccccaagcccccagcGCTGTCCCCGTGCCAcgtcccctgcccccccgcccccttcgcGCCCCCCACCGTgccgcgtccccgtccccgcaggcCGCCGGCGCCATGGGGGACCTGGCCAACAGCGCGGGGGacgccggccccggggggggcttcGGCTGCAGCCTGGCGGAGCTGCGGGCGCTGATGGAGCTGCGCGGCGCCGAGGCCCTGCTGAAGGTGCAGGAGGCCTATGGGGACGTCCACGGGCTCTGCCGCCGCCTCCGCACCTCGCCCACCGACGGTAAGGCcccccccttgggacccccagcGACCTCCCCAGCCTCTAAAGACCCCCCCCGggacctcccagggacccccccgtTCCCTGGGACCCTTCAGGGACCCCCGCAGGGACGTCCCTGTGCCCCAGGaccctccagggaccccccaagaGACCTCCCTGTCCCTTGGGAACCGTCAGGGACCCCCCAGAGAGCTCACTgttcccccagggaccccccagagTCCTCCC from Calonectris borealis chromosome 34, bCalBor7.hap1.2, whole genome shotgun sequence carries:
- the LOC142074255 gene encoding red-sensitive opsin, coding for MAAGWEAAVFAARRRHEDEDTTRDSIFTYTNSNNTRGPFEGPNYHIAPRWVYNLTSLWMIFVVLASVFTNGLVLVATWKFKKLRHPLNWILVNLAVADLGETVIASTISVINQISGYFILGHPLCVIEGYTVSACGITALWSLAIISWERWFVVCKPFGNIKFDGKLAVAGILFSWVWSCAWTAPPIFGWSRYWPHGLKTSCGPDVFSGSSDPGVQSYMVVLMVTCCFFPLAIIVLCYLQVWLAIRAVAAQQKESESTQKAEKEVSRMVVVMIVAYCFCWGPYTIFACFAAANPGYAFHPLAAALPAYFAKSATIYNPIIYVFMNRQFRNCILQLFGKKVDEGSEVSTSRTEVSSVSNSSVAPA